CACGCAGCAGACTAACGCGCCAACCCGAACGTCGGGACAGCTCGGCGAATCGAAATGCGGCTGCGGCTAACGTCGGTGGAATGGCAACGCGAGTGTGCGTGGTGGGCAGCGTGAACATGGACCTGACGTTGGAAGTGGCCAGCCTGCCGCGCCCGGGCGAGACGGTGCTGGCGTCGTCGTTGAGCCGCGCACCCGGCGGCAAGGGCGCCAATCAGGCGGTGGCCGCCGCGCGGGCAGGCGCCCAGGTGCGCTTCGTCGGCGCGTTGGGTGACGACCCGGCCGCCGACCAATTGCGCGCGCACCTGCAGGCCAACGGCGTCGGGCTGGACGGAACCATCACCGTGCCCGGACCAAGTGGGGCCGCGATCATCGTGGCCGATGCCCACGCCGAGAACACCATCGTGGTGGCACCCGGCGCCAACGCCCGCCTGACGGTGACCCCGGCGGTGGTCGCCGATTGCGAGGTGTTGTTGACCCAGCTCGAGATACCGGTGGCGGCGGCAGTAACCGCGGCGCGGGCCGCGCGCTCGGCCGGCGCGGTCGTCATGGTCAACGCTTCGCCGGCCGGCCACGACAAACGGCAACTTGCGCGACTGGCGGCGGTCGCCGACGTCGTGATCGCAAACGCGACCGAGGCGAGCGAATGGTCCTGGCAGCCAACCCACTTCGTGGTCACCCAGGGCGCGCGCGGCGCCCGCTACCTCGGCGTGGACGGCGAGTTCGAGGTGCCCGCCCCTACGGTGACGGCGGTGGACACCACCGGGGCCGGCGACGTGTTCGCCGGGGTGCTGGCCGCGAGTTGGCCGCGCAACCGGGGTGCAAACCCGGCGTCAAGGGCCGAGCGGATGCGCGCGCTGCGGCGGGCCTGCGCGGCAGCCGCACTGTCGACGCTGGCGTCCGGCGCCGGTGACTGCGCACCCAACATCGAAGCGATCGACGCACTATGCGACGGGAGGAGCTGATGTCCGCGACCACGGCCGCCGGCAGTGCCCGGTGTGGTGGTCGTCTTCGCGCTGTCGATGCCAACTCACACCCCGATTCTGCAGTGGGCCAACAGTATTGCACCCATCCGGGTCATGCGGGCACACCTCGCTGGTGCACACCGGCGTGGTCGGTTGGCTGCGCGGTGTCGGACGGATCCGCTAGGGCGCTGCTGATTTGGCCACTAGATCGGTGGTGTCCTGGGCGAGGGTAGTCACATCGGCCCCACGAATCCGTGGGTCGAGCCGGTACACAGTGTGCTCGCCTCACAGCGACAACGTAAGGCACGCAAGGGATTTGTCGCTGCGAGGCGGGCACAACGAACACCCTAACCCGAGGAGACGAGCGTGACTGCTGTGACCACCTGGCCGTTGCGCCGAACAACTAGGGGGTACGACATCAGCAGCGTTCTAGGCGGGGCGCGCGGCGTACGTCGAGCAGCCGCGCATCGTTCGGGCCGGCGATCTCCGCGGTGTCTCGGGTCGCACACGGTCCACGATGGCCCCGGCGTCAACAGCAGCTCGTAGAGCGGCGACTGGAGCAGCGCGGACTCCCCGGGGTTATCTGCCGTTCGAAAGCAACAAACCGCGCTAACTCTCCGGCACCTCGCGCTCGATCTCGTCGAGCCAGATTTGCGCCGACATATCCGACGGAGCGCGCCAGTCGCCGCGCGGCGACAACGAACCGCCGTGCGAAACCTTGGGCCCGTTGGGCAATGCCGAGCGTTTGAACTGGCTGAACGAATAGAACCGCTGGACGAAAACCTGCAGCCAATGCCGGATCTCCGCCAGCGAAAAGGACGGTCGCTTCTCCTCCGGGAAGCCGGGCGGCCAATTGCCCCGCTCGGGGTCGCTCCACGCATGCCAGGCCAAAAAAGCGATCTTCGACGGCCGGAATCCGTAGCGCAGCACACAGAACAGCGAAAAGTCTTGCAGCACATAAGGCCCAACCGTGGATTCGCTGCGCTGAATCTCTTCGTCCGCACCGGTGGGTACGAGTTCGGGGGTGATCTCGGTGTCGAGGACGGACTGCAGCGTCGCACTGACCTCGTCGTCGAACTGGCCCGACGAGATGACCCACCGGATCAGGTGCTGGATCAGCGTCTTGGGAACCCCGCCGTTGACGTTGTAGTGCGACATGTGGTCGCCGACACCGTATGTCGACCATCCCAGCGCCAACTCCGACAGGTCGCCGGTGCCCAGCACGATGCCGCCGCGCTGGTTGGCCAGCCGGAACAGGTAGTCGGTGCGCAGGCCGGCCTGGATGTTCTCGAAGGTGACGTCGTAGATTTTCTCTCCGCGGGAAAACGGGTGACCGATGTTGGCGAGCATCAATTCGGCGGTGTCGCGGATGTCGATCTCCTCGAAGGTGACGCCCAGCGCGCGTGACAACCGAATCGCATTCTTCTTGGTGCGGTCGCCGGTGGCGAAGCCCGGCAACGTGAATGCCAGGATGTCGCTGCGCGGACGGCCTTCGCGGTCCATCGCGCGAGCCGCGACGATCAGCGCGTGCGTCGAGTCCAGCCCCCCGGACACGCCGATGACCACCTTGGGGTAGCGCAGCGCCCGCAGCCGCTGCTCGAGTCCGGAAACCTGGATGTTGTAGGCCTCGTAGCAATCCTGTTGCAGCCGTTGCGGGTCGGCCGGGACGAAGGGAAAGCGCTCGACCGCCCGTCGCAGCCCGATGTCGCCGGACGGCGGGTCGAGCCGGAACTCGATGCGCCGGAACGATTCCGCCAACGCCCGGTGGTGGCGTCGGTTGTCGTCGAAGGTGCCCATCCGCAGCCGCTCCGACCGGAGCAGCTCCGTGTCGACGTCGGCGACGCTGCGGCGCTCCCCCCTGGGGAAGCGTTCGGACTGCGCGAGCAGCACCCCGTTCTCCCAGATCATCGTCTGGCCGTCCCAGGCCAGATCGGTCGTCGACTCACCCTCCCCCGCGGCCGCATAGACGTAGGCGGCCAGACACCGCGCCGACGCCGAGCGGGCCAGCAGGCGGCGATCCTCGGCGCGACCGATCGTGATCGGGCTGCCGGACAGGTTGGCCAGCACGGTCGCCCCGGCCAGCGCCGCCTCGGCGCTGGGCGGCACCGGCACGAACATGTCCTCGCAGATTTCGGCGTGCAGCACGAAGCCGGGCAGGTCCGACGCGGCGAACAGCAGGTCAGGGCCGAACGGTGCCTGGGTATCGCCGATCCGGATGGTGCCGTACTCGCCGTCCCCGGGTGCGACCTGGCGTCGCTCGTAGAACTCTCGGTAGGTGGGCAGATACGACTTCGGGGACACACCGAGCACGACACCGCGGTGGATGACCACCGCGGTGTTGTAGATACGGTGCCGGCGCCGCAGCGGCGCGCCGACCACCAGAACCGGTAATAGCTCGGTGGACGCGGCGACGATGTCGAGCACTGCGTCCTCGACCGCGTCGAGCAGGGCATCCTGCAGCAACACGTCCTCGATGGAATAGCCCGACAACGTCAGTTCGGGAAACACCGCCAGCGCTGCCCCGTCGTCATGGCAGGCGCGCGCCAACCCCAACACCGACGCCGCGTTGGACGCCGGGTCACCAATAGTGGTGTGGTGCGTGCACGCGGCAACGCGCACGAACCCGTGCGCATAGGCGGAATAGAAGCTCATTGCCCTCCATTGTCGCGTCCCGTCGGTCAAGATCGGGTGACGGGTCCTCAACGAATGCCTACGCTCGGTTCCGTGCAATGCCCCGAACTCGTCGCGGTGCTGGCCGGTCGCCGGGTCGCGGTGCTCACGGGCGCGGGGATTTCCACGGACTCGGGTATCCCCGACTACCGGGGCCCCGATTCGCCGCCGAGCAACCCCATGACGATCCAACAGTTCACGTCGGATCCGGCGTTCCGGCAGCGGTACTGGGCACGCAACCACGTCGGCTGGCGGCACATGGACAACACCCGGCCCAATGCCGGCCACCGGGCGTTGGCCGCGCTGGAGCACGCCGGTGTGGTGACGGGTGTGGTCACGCAGAACGTGGACCTGCTGCACACCAAGGCCGGCAGCCACAACGTGGTCAACCTGCACGGCACCTACGCCTGGGTGACGTGCCTGGGCTGCGGCTACACCATGAGCCGAGCCGCGCTGGCCAACCGGCTCGAAGCGCTCAACCCGGGTTTCATCTCACGCGCCGAAGCCGTCGGTGAGCTGGCGGTGGCACCCGACGCCGACGCCGTCGTCGCCTCGGCGGCCGATACCGCGTCGTTCCGCTACCTCGACTGTCCGACCTGCGTCGGCATGCTCAAGCCCGACATCGTCTATTTCGGCGAGAATGTGCCTAAAGAGCGCGTCGCCCAAGCGTATTCACTCGTTGATGAGGCCGATGCGCTGCTGGTCGCGGGTTCGTCGCTCACCGTGTTCTCCGGCTACCGGTTCGTACGCCACGCCGCGGCGCTCGGAATCCCGATCGCGATCATCAACCGCGGCCGCACCCGAGGCGACGACCTGGCCACCGTCAAGGTCGACGGCGGCTGTTCGGAACTGCTGGCATTGCTGGCCGACGAGCTCCTACCGTCGGGCGTCACAGAACGAACACCGGTGCCCTAACCCAGCTTTTACGAGCCGCCGATTCCGGTGTTCAAGCTGCCCGAGTTGAAAAGGCCCGCGTTGGAGTCGCCCGAGTTGAAGTGGCCCGTGTTCCCGGAGCCCGAATTGAAGCCACCCGTGTTGGCGTCGCCCGAGTTGAAGCTGCCGTTGTTGTCGGAGCCGGAGTTCCCAAAGCCCACGTTGTCGTCGCCCGCGTTGTCGGCGCCAATGTCGTGGGAACCAGCGTTCCCGAAACCGAGGTTGTGGCTGCCCCCGTTCCCGAACCCGATGTTGACGGAGCCCGCGTTCCAGAAGCCCGTGTTGAAGTCGCCCGAATTCGAGGAGCCGAAGTTACCGTTGCCCGAGTTGAAGACGCCCACGTTGTTGTTGCCGGAGTTGAAAAATCCGATGTTGTTGTTGCCCGAGTTCCCGAAGCCGATGTTCCCGAGGCCCGAGTTCAGCTCGCCGATGCCCA
This is a stretch of genomic DNA from Mycobacterium lacus. It encodes these proteins:
- a CDS encoding NAD-dependent protein deacetylase produces the protein MPTLGSVQCPELVAVLAGRRVAVLTGAGISTDSGIPDYRGPDSPPSNPMTIQQFTSDPAFRQRYWARNHVGWRHMDNTRPNAGHRALAALEHAGVVTGVVTQNVDLLHTKAGSHNVVNLHGTYAWVTCLGCGYTMSRAALANRLEALNPGFISRAEAVGELAVAPDADAVVASAADTASFRYLDCPTCVGMLKPDIVYFGENVPKERVAQAYSLVDEADALLVAGSSLTVFSGYRFVRHAAALGIPIAIINRGRTRGDDLATVKVDGGCSELLALLADELLPSGVTERTPVP
- a CDS encoding PfkB family carbohydrate kinase, whose translation is MATRVCVVGSVNMDLTLEVASLPRPGETVLASSLSRAPGGKGANQAVAAARAGAQVRFVGALGDDPAADQLRAHLQANGVGLDGTITVPGPSGAAIIVADAHAENTIVVAPGANARLTVTPAVVADCEVLLTQLEIPVAAAVTAARAARSAGAVVMVNASPAGHDKRQLARLAAVADVVIANATEASEWSWQPTHFVVTQGARGARYLGVDGEFEVPAPTVTAVDTTGAGDVFAGVLAASWPRNRGANPASRAERMRALRRACAAAALSTLASGAGDCAPNIEAIDALCDGRS
- a CDS encoding NAD(+) synthase, which encodes MSFYSAYAHGFVRVAACTHHTTIGDPASNAASVLGLARACHDDGAALAVFPELTLSGYSIEDVLLQDALLDAVEDAVLDIVAASTELLPVLVVGAPLRRRHRIYNTAVVIHRGVVLGVSPKSYLPTYREFYERRQVAPGDGEYGTIRIGDTQAPFGPDLLFAASDLPGFVLHAEICEDMFVPVPPSAEAALAGATVLANLSGSPITIGRAEDRRLLARSASARCLAAYVYAAAGEGESTTDLAWDGQTMIWENGVLLAQSERFPRGERRSVADVDTELLRSERLRMGTFDDNRRHHRALAESFRRIEFRLDPPSGDIGLRRAVERFPFVPADPQRLQQDCYEAYNIQVSGLEQRLRALRYPKVVIGVSGGLDSTHALIVAARAMDREGRPRSDILAFTLPGFATGDRTKKNAIRLSRALGVTFEEIDIRDTAELMLANIGHPFSRGEKIYDVTFENIQAGLRTDYLFRLANQRGGIVLGTGDLSELALGWSTYGVGDHMSHYNVNGGVPKTLIQHLIRWVISSGQFDDEVSATLQSVLDTEITPELVPTGADEEIQRSESTVGPYVLQDFSLFCVLRYGFRPSKIAFLAWHAWSDPERGNWPPGFPEEKRPSFSLAEIRHWLQVFVQRFYSFSQFKRSALPNGPKVSHGGSLSPRGDWRAPSDMSAQIWLDEIEREVPES